Proteins found in one Bacillus subtilis subsp. subtilis str. 168 genomic segment:
- the pyrG gene encoding CTP synthetase (Evidence 1a: Function from experimental evidences in the studied strain; PubMedId: 11544212, 15252202, 17158658, 17302819; Product type e: enzyme): MTKYIFVTGGVVSSLGKGIVAASLGRLLKNRGLNVTIQKFDPYINVDPGTMSPYQHGEVFVTDDGAETDLDLGHYERFIDINLNKFSNVTTGKIYSTVLKKERRGDYLGGTVQVIPHITNELKDRVYRAGKETNADVVITEIGGTVGDIESLPFLEAIRQMKSDIGRENVMYIHCTLVPYIKAAGELKTKPTQHSVKELRSLGIQPNIIVVRTEMPISQDMKDKIALFCDIDTKAVIECEDADNLYSIPLELQKQGLDKLVCEHMKLACKEAEMSEWKELVNKVSNLSQTITIGLVGKYVELPDAYISVVESLRHAGYAFDTDVKVKWINAEEVTENNIAELTSGTDGIIVPGGFGDRGVEGKIVATKYARENNIPFLGICLGMQVASIEYARNVLGLKGAHSAEIDPSTQYPIIDLLPEQKDVEDLGGTLRLGLYPCKLEEGTKAFEVYQDEVVYERHRHRYEFNNEFRQQMEEQGFVFSGTSPDGRLVEIIELKDHPWFVASQFHPEFKSRPTRPQPLFKGFIGASVEAANQK, translated from the coding sequence ATGACGAAATATATTTTTGTAACCGGGGGAGTTGTATCCTCACTTGGAAAGGGTATTGTAGCAGCTTCATTAGGGCGTTTGCTGAAAAACCGCGGACTGAACGTGACGATTCAAAAATTCGATCCATACATCAACGTTGACCCGGGAACAATGAGCCCGTACCAGCACGGTGAAGTATTCGTAACGGATGACGGCGCTGAAACAGACTTGGACCTTGGTCACTATGAGCGTTTTATCGACATTAACCTGAATAAATTCAGCAACGTGACAACAGGTAAAATCTATTCAACAGTTCTTAAAAAAGAACGCCGCGGAGATTACCTTGGAGGAACCGTACAGGTCATTCCGCACATCACAAACGAATTGAAAGACCGTGTTTACCGCGCAGGGAAAGAGACAAACGCAGATGTTGTCATTACAGAAATCGGCGGTACTGTCGGAGACATCGAATCACTGCCATTCCTTGAAGCGATCCGCCAAATGAAGAGCGACATCGGCCGTGAAAACGTAATGTACATCCACTGTACGCTCGTGCCTTACATTAAAGCTGCTGGCGAATTAAAAACAAAACCGACACAGCACAGCGTAAAAGAATTGCGCAGCTTGGGCATTCAGCCAAACATCATCGTCGTTCGTACAGAAATGCCGATTTCTCAAGATATGAAAGATAAAATCGCGCTTTTCTGCGACATCGATACAAAAGCGGTTATTGAATGTGAAGATGCGGACAACCTTTACTCCATTCCGCTGGAGCTTCAAAAACAAGGGCTTGATAAGCTTGTTTGCGAGCACATGAAATTGGCATGCAAAGAAGCGGAAATGTCCGAGTGGAAAGAGCTTGTTAACAAAGTCAGCAACCTGTCTCAAACGATTACAATCGGCCTTGTCGGCAAATACGTTGAGCTTCCTGACGCATACATTTCTGTTGTCGAGTCTCTCCGCCATGCGGGCTATGCGTTTGACACAGATGTAAAAGTGAAGTGGATCAACGCGGAAGAAGTGACAGAAAACAATATCGCAGAACTCACAAGCGGAACAGACGGCATCATTGTGCCGGGCGGATTCGGAGACCGCGGTGTTGAAGGGAAAATCGTCGCGACAAAATACGCGCGCGAAAACAACATTCCGTTCTTGGGCATTTGCTTGGGCATGCAGGTGGCGTCTATTGAATACGCACGAAACGTATTGGGCTTAAAAGGCGCTCACTCAGCGGAAATTGATCCGTCAACTCAATACCCGATCATTGATCTTCTTCCTGAACAAAAGGATGTTGAGGATCTTGGGGGAACGCTTCGTCTCGGCCTTTACCCTTGTAAGCTTGAAGAAGGCACGAAAGCCTTTGAAGTGTATCAGGATGAAGTGGTGTACGAGCGCCACCGCCACCGCTATGAGTTTAACAATGAATTCAGACAGCAAATGGAAGAGCAAGGCTTCGTATTCTCAGGCACAAGCCCTGATGGACGCCTTGTTGAAATCATCGAGCTGAAAGACCACCCTTGGTTCGTGGCTTCTCAGTTCCACCCAGAGTTCAAGTCAAGACCGACAAGACCTCAGCCTCTATTCAAAGGCTTTATCGGAGCGTCTGTCGAAGCTGCAAATCAGAAGTAA
- the rpoE gene encoding RNA polymerase (delta subunit) and transcriptional repressor (Evidence 1a: Function from experimental evidences in the studied strain; PubMedId: 189250, 9795209, 10336502, 10438769, 10672039, 10910724, 11029421, 23543716, 26546673, 27679485; Product type f: factor), whose protein sequence is MGIKQYSQEELKEMALVEIAHELFEEHKKPVPFQELLNEIASLLGVKKEELGDRIAQFYTDLNIDGRFLALSDQTWGLRSWYPYDQLDEETQPTVKAKKKKAKKAVEEDLDLDEFEEIDEDDLDLDEVEEELDLEADDFDEEDLDEDDDDLEIEEDIIDEDDEDYDDEEEEIK, encoded by the coding sequence TTGGGTATCAAACAATATTCACAGGAAGAGCTAAAGGAAATGGCTTTAGTTGAAATCGCTCACGAATTATTTGAAGAACATAAAAAACCAGTTCCTTTTCAGGAGCTTTTAAATGAAATCGCATCTTTGCTCGGCGTGAAAAAAGAAGAGCTTGGAGACCGCATTGCTCAATTTTATACAGATTTAAACATTGACGGCCGCTTCCTGGCGCTTTCTGACCAGACGTGGGGGCTTCGCAGCTGGTATCCTTATGATCAGCTTGATGAAGAAACTCAGCCGACAGTCAAGGCGAAAAAGAAAAAAGCGAAGAAAGCAGTCGAAGAAGATCTTGATCTTGACGAGTTTGAAGAGATCGACGAAGACGACCTTGATTTGGATGAAGTTGAGGAAGAACTCGATCTTGAAGCCGACGATTTTGACGAAGAAGATCTTGATGAAGACGACGATGATCTTGAGATCGAAGAAGATATTATTGATGAAGATGATGAAGACTATGATGATGAAGAAGAGGAAATTAAATAG
- the acdA gene encoding acyl-CoA dehydrogenase (Evidence 1a: Function from experimental evidences in the studied strain; PubMedId: 17189250, 21398533; Product type e: enzyme), producing the protein MNFSLSEEHEMIRKLVRDFAKHEVAPTAAERDEQERFDRELFREMANLGLTGIPWPEDYGGIGSDYLAYVIAVEELSKVCASTGVTLSAHISLCSWPLFAFGTEEQKTEYLTQLALGEKIGAFALTEAGSGSDAGSMKTTAERIGDDYVLNGSKVFITNGGVADIYIVFAVTDPEKKKKGVTAFIVEKDFEGFFTGKKEKKLGIRSSPTTEIMFEDCVVPASKRLGEEGEGFKIAMKTLDGGRNGIAAQAVGIAQGALDAALQYAKERKQFGKSIAEQQGIAFKLADMATMIEASRLLTYQAAWLESSGLPYGKASAMSKLMAGDTAMKVTTEAVQIFGGYGYTKDYPVERYMRDAKITQIYEGTQEIQRLVISRMLAD; encoded by the coding sequence ATGAATTTTTCATTATCAGAAGAACATGAGATGATACGAAAATTGGTGCGCGATTTTGCGAAGCATGAGGTGGCCCCGACAGCGGCTGAACGGGACGAACAAGAACGCTTCGATCGCGAGCTGTTTCGGGAAATGGCAAATCTGGGCCTGACGGGAATTCCATGGCCTGAAGATTACGGCGGAATTGGAAGTGACTATTTAGCCTACGTCATCGCGGTGGAAGAGCTGTCAAAAGTGTGCGCCTCCACCGGTGTGACGCTTTCCGCCCATATCTCTCTTTGCAGCTGGCCGCTGTTTGCCTTTGGGACAGAGGAACAGAAGACAGAGTACTTAACACAGCTGGCTCTCGGAGAGAAAATCGGCGCATTCGCTTTGACCGAAGCAGGGTCTGGCTCTGACGCCGGCAGCATGAAAACAACTGCTGAACGAATCGGCGATGACTATGTGTTAAATGGTTCCAAAGTGTTTATCACAAACGGCGGCGTTGCTGATATTTACATTGTTTTTGCCGTCACCGATCCCGAGAAAAAGAAAAAAGGCGTTACCGCTTTTATAGTAGAAAAGGATTTTGAAGGATTTTTTACAGGCAAGAAAGAAAAGAAGCTGGGCATCCGTTCTTCACCGACAACGGAAATCATGTTCGAAGATTGTGTAGTGCCCGCATCAAAGCGTCTCGGAGAAGAAGGAGAAGGCTTCAAAATCGCGATGAAGACGCTTGACGGAGGCAGAAACGGCATAGCTGCACAAGCTGTAGGCATCGCCCAAGGAGCGCTTGATGCGGCGCTTCAATATGCAAAAGAGCGAAAGCAATTCGGAAAATCGATCGCCGAGCAGCAGGGCATCGCTTTTAAACTCGCGGATATGGCGACAATGATAGAAGCTTCAAGGCTACTGACCTATCAGGCTGCATGGTTAGAATCATCGGGCCTTCCATATGGAAAAGCTTCCGCCATGTCCAAACTGATGGCTGGGGATACGGCGATGAAGGTAACGACCGAAGCCGTGCAGATTTTCGGCGGCTACGGCTATACAAAAGATTATCCGGTAGAACGCTATATGCGTGATGCAAAAATCACGCAAATCTATGAAGGCACTCAAGAAATTCAAAGACTGGTCATCTCCAGAATGCTCGCGGATTAA